One window of the Salvelinus alpinus chromosome 13, SLU_Salpinus.1, whole genome shotgun sequence genome contains the following:
- the LOC139537031 gene encoding heterogeneous nuclear ribonucleoprotein U-like protein 1 isoform X1, translated as MSGINVKKLKVNELKEELQLRGLDTRGLKADLVSRLQSALEAEAAGEGDGPPIADVGEEGDQQNDIGGDAGDGDNGTNIGGSKFKDDGEEEKDIEDKEVQFVPQADEANGDNEKSEEDSRDGAQVYGQVPAMGYGMVDFTEDVMEPQIPQAYESDKRQEPEPQVLEPEMEEPEMEEPVEPEPLESASIEPVEMPEIQPEEFVTKAELKKEQEQLKEEKEPQPPRAHHPEPANEREAEQATQVKTEDNRHNRKRPYDEGRGYGYYEHREEKRGRSPQPPAEEEEEDFDDTLVAIDTYNCDLHFKVSRDRYSGYPLTIEGFAYLWSGARASYGVNKGRVCFEMKINEEISVKHLPSSEPDPHVVRIGWSLDTCNTQLGEEPFSYGYGGTGKKSSKCKFEDYGEKFGENDVLGCYIDFNSGEEVDMAFSKNGKWLDVAFRVSREELAERPLFPHVLVKNCAIEFNFGQKEEPFFPLPEGYTFIQNVPLENRMRGTVGPATKADCELLMMVGLPASGKTTWALKHAEEHPAKKYNILGTNAIMEKMKVMGLRRQKNYSGRWDVLIQQATQCLNRLIQIAARKKRNYILDQTNVYGSAQRRKMRPFEGFQRKAIVICPTDEDLKERTLKRTDEEGKDVPDHAVLEMKANFVLPEAGEFLDNVTFIELQREEADTLVKQYNEEGRKAGPPPDKRFDNRQGEFRGRGAPYQRNDNRGGPQGGRGGYQSQGGNFRGGYNHGGYQQNRWGSNRDGAAGGQHDYNRNQQSGVSYNQHRQGQYNKGVTGSYSQGQPQTYNQGYNQGNYNQGYNYGSYSQYPGYSQSYSQTPAASAAPVATGQTYNQQQQTYNQQYQQYAQQWQQYYQNQSQWNQYYSQYGNYSQGSQGTQ; from the exons ATGAGTGGAATCAATGTGAAGAAGCTCAAAGTCAACGAGCTGAAGGAGGAGCTTCAGCTGCGAGGCCTGGATACTCGTGGGCTGAAGGCAGATCTTGTCTCAAGGTTGCAGTCAGCACTTGAGGCGGAGGCTGCAGGTGAAGGGGACGGGCCACCGATTGCCGatgttggggaggagggggatcAGCAAAACGATATTGGCGGAGACGCTGGAGATGGTGATAACGGTACAAATATTGGGGGTTCAAAGT TTAAAGATGATGGGGAAGAAGAAAAAGATATTGAGGACAAGGAAGTACAGTTTGTCCCGCAGGCTGATGAGGCGAATGGTGATAATGAAAAGAGTGAAGAAGACAGCCGGGATGGGGCACAGGTGTATGGTCAAGTCCCTGCAATGGGATATGGGATGGTCGATTtcacagaagatgtgatggagccaCAGATTCCGCAGGCGTATGAGTCAGACAAAAGACAAGAGCCAGAGCCGCAGGTTCTAGAACCGGAGATGGAGGAACCGGAGATGGAGGAACCTGTGGAACCAGAGCCTCTGGAGTCGGCATCAATTGAGCCTGTGGAGATGCCTGAAATTCAGCCAG AGGAGTTTGTGACGAAAGCAGAGTTGAAAAAGGAGCAGGAGCAGTTGAAGGAAGAGAAGGAGCCACAGCCGCCAAGGGCTCATCATCCAGAGCCAGCCAATGAACGGGAGGCTGAGCAGGCGACCCAGGTCAAAACGGAGGATAACCGACACAACCGTAAGAGGCCATACGATGAAGGCCGTGGCTATGGATACTATGAACATCGGGAGGAAAAAAG GGGACGTTCTCCCCAGCCTCcagcagaggaagaggaagaagatttTGATGACACTCTTGTGGCCATTGATACTT ATAATTGCGATCTGCACTTCAAGGTATCACGTGACCGGTATAGTGGATACCCGCTGACCATTGAAGGTTTTGCATACCTGTGGTCAGGTGCACGAGCTTCCTATGGCGTCAACAAAGGGCGTGTCTGCTTTGAAATGAAG ATAAACGAGGAGATCTCTGTGAAGCACCTTCCCAGCAGTGAGCCTGATCCTCATGTAGTGCGCATTGGCTGGTCTCTGGACACCTGCAACACACAGCTTG GTGAAGAACCATTCTCTTATGGCTATGGAGGAACTGGCAAGAAATCTTCCAAGTGTAAATTCGAGGATTACGGGGAAAAGTTTGGTGAAAACGATGTCCTTGGGTGCTACATT GACTTCAATAGCGGTGAGGAAGTGGACATGGCCTTCTCTAAGAACGGCAAGTGGCTGGATGTGGCCTTCCGTGTGTCACGGGAGGAGTTGGCCGAGCGGCCACTCTTTCCCCACGTTCTTGTGAAGAACTGTGCCATTGAATTCAACTTTGGCCAGAAAGAGGAGCCCTTCTTCCCCCTGCCTGAGGGATACACCTTCATTCAGAACGTCCCTCTAGAGAACAGGATGCGGGGGACTGTTGGGCCTGCCACCAAGGCTGACTGTGAG CTATTGATGATGGTTGGCCTGCCTGCGTCTGGGAAAACCACTTGGGCCTTGAAGCACGCGGAGGAGCACCCTGCAAAGAAATACAATATCCTGGGCACCAACGCCATAATGGAGAAGATGAAG GTGATGGGGCTGCGGCGTCAGAAGAACTATTCTGGTCGGTGGGATGTCCTGATCCAGCAGGCCACACAGTGTCTGAACAGGCTGATCCAGATCGCTGCCCGCAAGAAGCGTAACTACATCCTGGATCAG ACAAATGTATATGGATCAGCCCAGAGACGAAAAATGCGTCCTTTTGAAGGTTTTCAACGCAAGGCTATTGTAATTTGTCCCACGGACGAGGATTTAAAAGAGCGAACGTTAAAGCGAACTGATGAGGAAGGGAAGGATGTTCCCGATCATGCTGTATTAGAAATGAAAG CCAACTTTGTGCTCCCAGAAGCTGGTGAGTTTCTTGACAACGTGACCTTCATCGAGCTGCAACGAGAAGAGGCTGACACGCTGGTAAAGCAATACAATGAGGAGGGCCGCAAGGCCGGCCCACCCCCAGACAAACGCTTCGACAACCGCCAAGGAGAATTCCGTGGTCGCGGTGCACCTTATCAGCGCAATGACAACCGTGGTGGCCCacaaggaggaaggggaggctaTCAGAGTCAAGGTGGCAACTTCAGAGGAG GGTATAACCATGGAGGCTACCAGCAGAACCGCTGGGGGAGCAACCGTGATGGTGCTGCAGGAGGACAACATGACTACAACCGCAACCAGCAATCTGGAGTGAGCTACAATCAGCACCGCCAAGGACAATATAACAAGGGAGTCACTGGGAGTTACAGCCAAGGACAG CCACAGACATACAACCAGGGATACAATCAGGGAAACTACAACCAGGGTTACAACTATGGCAGCTACAGCCAGTACCCAGGTTACAGCCAGAGCTACAGCCAAACTCCTGCCGCCTCCGCTGCTCCTGTTGCCACTGGACAGACCTACAACCAGCAGCAACAGACCTACAACCAGCAGTATCAACAG TATGCACAGCAGTGGCAGCAGTATTACCAGAACCAGAGCCAATGGAATCAGTACTACAGCCAATATGGAAACTACAGCCAGGGTTCTCAGGGCACACAGTAG
- the LOC139537031 gene encoding heterogeneous nuclear ribonucleoprotein U-like protein 1 isoform X2 has protein sequence MSGINVKKLKVNELKEELQLRGLDTRGLKADLVSRLQSALEAEAAGEGDGPPIADVGEEGDQQNDIGGDAGDGDNVKDDGEEEKDIEDKEVQFVPQADEANGDNEKSEEDSRDGAQVYGQVPAMGYGMVDFTEDVMEPQIPQAYESDKRQEPEPQVLEPEMEEPEMEEPVEPEPLESASIEPVEMPEIQPEEFVTKAELKKEQEQLKEEKEPQPPRAHHPEPANEREAEQATQVKTEDNRHNRKRPYDEGRGYGYYEHREEKRGRSPQPPAEEEEEDFDDTLVAIDTYNCDLHFKVSRDRYSGYPLTIEGFAYLWSGARASYGVNKGRVCFEMKINEEISVKHLPSSEPDPHVVRIGWSLDTCNTQLGEEPFSYGYGGTGKKSSKCKFEDYGEKFGENDVLGCYIDFNSGEEVDMAFSKNGKWLDVAFRVSREELAERPLFPHVLVKNCAIEFNFGQKEEPFFPLPEGYTFIQNVPLENRMRGTVGPATKADCELLMMVGLPASGKTTWALKHAEEHPAKKYNILGTNAIMEKMKVMGLRRQKNYSGRWDVLIQQATQCLNRLIQIAARKKRNYILDQTNVYGSAQRRKMRPFEGFQRKAIVICPTDEDLKERTLKRTDEEGKDVPDHAVLEMKANFVLPEAGEFLDNVTFIELQREEADTLVKQYNEEGRKAGPPPDKRFDNRQGEFRGRGAPYQRNDNRGGPQGGRGGYQSQGGNFRGGYNHGGYQQNRWGSNRDGAAGGQHDYNRNQQSGVSYNQHRQGQYNKGVTGSYSQGQPQTYNQGYNQGNYNQGYNYGSYSQYPGYSQSYSQTPAASAAPVATGQTYNQQQQTYNQQYQQYAQQWQQYYQNQSQWNQYYSQYGNYSQGSQGTQ, from the exons ATGAGTGGAATCAATGTGAAGAAGCTCAAAGTCAACGAGCTGAAGGAGGAGCTTCAGCTGCGAGGCCTGGATACTCGTGGGCTGAAGGCAGATCTTGTCTCAAGGTTGCAGTCAGCACTTGAGGCGGAGGCTGCAGGTGAAGGGGACGGGCCACCGATTGCCGatgttggggaggagggggatcAGCAAAACGATATTGGCGGAGACGCTGGAGATGGTGATAACG TTAAAGATGATGGGGAAGAAGAAAAAGATATTGAGGACAAGGAAGTACAGTTTGTCCCGCAGGCTGATGAGGCGAATGGTGATAATGAAAAGAGTGAAGAAGACAGCCGGGATGGGGCACAGGTGTATGGTCAAGTCCCTGCAATGGGATATGGGATGGTCGATTtcacagaagatgtgatggagccaCAGATTCCGCAGGCGTATGAGTCAGACAAAAGACAAGAGCCAGAGCCGCAGGTTCTAGAACCGGAGATGGAGGAACCGGAGATGGAGGAACCTGTGGAACCAGAGCCTCTGGAGTCGGCATCAATTGAGCCTGTGGAGATGCCTGAAATTCAGCCAG AGGAGTTTGTGACGAAAGCAGAGTTGAAAAAGGAGCAGGAGCAGTTGAAGGAAGAGAAGGAGCCACAGCCGCCAAGGGCTCATCATCCAGAGCCAGCCAATGAACGGGAGGCTGAGCAGGCGACCCAGGTCAAAACGGAGGATAACCGACACAACCGTAAGAGGCCATACGATGAAGGCCGTGGCTATGGATACTATGAACATCGGGAGGAAAAAAG GGGACGTTCTCCCCAGCCTCcagcagaggaagaggaagaagatttTGATGACACTCTTGTGGCCATTGATACTT ATAATTGCGATCTGCACTTCAAGGTATCACGTGACCGGTATAGTGGATACCCGCTGACCATTGAAGGTTTTGCATACCTGTGGTCAGGTGCACGAGCTTCCTATGGCGTCAACAAAGGGCGTGTCTGCTTTGAAATGAAG ATAAACGAGGAGATCTCTGTGAAGCACCTTCCCAGCAGTGAGCCTGATCCTCATGTAGTGCGCATTGGCTGGTCTCTGGACACCTGCAACACACAGCTTG GTGAAGAACCATTCTCTTATGGCTATGGAGGAACTGGCAAGAAATCTTCCAAGTGTAAATTCGAGGATTACGGGGAAAAGTTTGGTGAAAACGATGTCCTTGGGTGCTACATT GACTTCAATAGCGGTGAGGAAGTGGACATGGCCTTCTCTAAGAACGGCAAGTGGCTGGATGTGGCCTTCCGTGTGTCACGGGAGGAGTTGGCCGAGCGGCCACTCTTTCCCCACGTTCTTGTGAAGAACTGTGCCATTGAATTCAACTTTGGCCAGAAAGAGGAGCCCTTCTTCCCCCTGCCTGAGGGATACACCTTCATTCAGAACGTCCCTCTAGAGAACAGGATGCGGGGGACTGTTGGGCCTGCCACCAAGGCTGACTGTGAG CTATTGATGATGGTTGGCCTGCCTGCGTCTGGGAAAACCACTTGGGCCTTGAAGCACGCGGAGGAGCACCCTGCAAAGAAATACAATATCCTGGGCACCAACGCCATAATGGAGAAGATGAAG GTGATGGGGCTGCGGCGTCAGAAGAACTATTCTGGTCGGTGGGATGTCCTGATCCAGCAGGCCACACAGTGTCTGAACAGGCTGATCCAGATCGCTGCCCGCAAGAAGCGTAACTACATCCTGGATCAG ACAAATGTATATGGATCAGCCCAGAGACGAAAAATGCGTCCTTTTGAAGGTTTTCAACGCAAGGCTATTGTAATTTGTCCCACGGACGAGGATTTAAAAGAGCGAACGTTAAAGCGAACTGATGAGGAAGGGAAGGATGTTCCCGATCATGCTGTATTAGAAATGAAAG CCAACTTTGTGCTCCCAGAAGCTGGTGAGTTTCTTGACAACGTGACCTTCATCGAGCTGCAACGAGAAGAGGCTGACACGCTGGTAAAGCAATACAATGAGGAGGGCCGCAAGGCCGGCCCACCCCCAGACAAACGCTTCGACAACCGCCAAGGAGAATTCCGTGGTCGCGGTGCACCTTATCAGCGCAATGACAACCGTGGTGGCCCacaaggaggaaggggaggctaTCAGAGTCAAGGTGGCAACTTCAGAGGAG GGTATAACCATGGAGGCTACCAGCAGAACCGCTGGGGGAGCAACCGTGATGGTGCTGCAGGAGGACAACATGACTACAACCGCAACCAGCAATCTGGAGTGAGCTACAATCAGCACCGCCAAGGACAATATAACAAGGGAGTCACTGGGAGTTACAGCCAAGGACAG CCACAGACATACAACCAGGGATACAATCAGGGAAACTACAACCAGGGTTACAACTATGGCAGCTACAGCCAGTACCCAGGTTACAGCCAGAGCTACAGCCAAACTCCTGCCGCCTCCGCTGCTCCTGTTGCCACTGGACAGACCTACAACCAGCAGCAACAGACCTACAACCAGCAGTATCAACAG TATGCACAGCAGTGGCAGCAGTATTACCAGAACCAGAGCCAATGGAATCAGTACTACAGCCAATATGGAAACTACAGCCAGGGTTCTCAGGGCACACAGTAG